One segment of Phaeacidiphilus oryzae TH49 DNA contains the following:
- the ctaE gene encoding aa3-type cytochrome oxidase subunit III, whose protein sequence is MSVVATATAVETGHAHGSVNRPNLVSVGTIVWLASELMFFAALFAMYFTLRSVTGTAFWHEHNQHLDVPFASVNTTILVLSSLTCQMGVFAAERGDVKKLRAWFIVTFMMGAIFIGGQIYEYTDLVKKDGISLSSDPFGSVFYLTTGFHGLHVTGGLIAFLLLLARTYAAKRFTHEQATAAIVVSYYWHFVDVVWIGLFATIYLIK, encoded by the coding sequence ATGTCGGTCGTGGCGACAGCAACTGCAGTAGAAACCGGGCACGCACACGGGTCGGTCAACCGGCCGAACCTCGTCAGCGTCGGAACCATCGTCTGGCTGGCTTCCGAGCTGATGTTCTTCGCGGCCCTCTTCGCGATGTACTTCACGCTCCGATCGGTGACCGGCACGGCGTTTTGGCACGAGCACAATCAACATCTCGATGTGCCGTTCGCGTCGGTGAACACGACGATCCTGGTGCTCTCTTCACTCACCTGCCAGATGGGTGTCTTCGCCGCCGAGCGCGGCGACGTGAAGAAGCTGCGCGCCTGGTTCATCGTCACCTTCATGATGGGCGCGATCTTCATCGGCGGTCAGATCTACGAGTACACGGACCTGGTGAAGAAGGACGGCATCTCGCTGTCCTCGGACCCGTTCGGATCGGTCTTCTACCTGACCACCGGGTTCCACGGGCTGCACGTGACAGGTGGTCTGATCGCCTTCCTGCTCCTCCTCGCCCGGACCTACGCGGCGAAGCGCTTCACGCATGAGCAGGCCACGGCCGCGATCGTGGTCTCTTACTACTGGCACTTCGTCGATGTGGTCTGGATCGGACTCTTCGCGACGATCTACCTCATCAAGTAG
- a CDS encoding response regulator transcription factor produces MPAQATVLVYSDDRNTREQVRLALGRRSAAGGAGGVEFRYIECATVPAVLRSMDLHAKGEVPVHLVVLDGEAVPAGGMGVCRQLKDEIYGCPPVLLLIGRPQDAWLAGWSRADAAVPAPVDPSVLASTAAELLGRSARSFAAAG; encoded by the coding sequence ATGCCCGCGCAGGCCACCGTCCTCGTGTACAGCGACGACCGGAACACCCGTGAGCAGGTCCGGCTGGCCCTGGGGCGCCGCTCCGCGGCCGGGGGCGCGGGCGGAGTCGAGTTCCGCTATATCGAGTGCGCCACCGTGCCGGCCGTCCTCCGCTCCATGGACCTCCACGCCAAGGGCGAAGTGCCGGTGCACCTGGTGGTGTTGGACGGCGAGGCGGTGCCGGCCGGCGGAATGGGCGTCTGCCGGCAGCTGAAGGACGAGATCTACGGCTGCCCGCCGGTGCTGCTGCTGATCGGGCGGCCGCAGGACGCCTGGCTGGCCGGCTGGAGCCGGGCGGACGCTGCGGTGCCGGCCCCGGTGGACCCGTCGGTGCTGGCCTCCACGGCCGCCGAGCTGCTGGGGCGCTCCGCACGATCATTCGCCGCGGCGGGCTGA
- the trpD gene encoding anthranilate phosphoribosyltransferase produces the protein MAELRPAKSGIEPAQVRNWPDLLTSLIRGEDVSEETTAWAMDEMMTGAATPVQMAGFLVALRAKGETVAEVAGLVRSMYGHATTIEVPGETVDIVGTGGDRAKTVNISTMSAIVAAGAGARVVKHGNRAASSRSGATDVLEKLGVNLAVPAEKVAGIAVEAGITYCPAPVFHPSMRNAGPARGGLGVPTVFNFLGPLTNPARVRASAIGVFDRRMAGIMAGVLAERGSSALVFRGDDGLDELTTTGTSRVWIVRDGDVRETVFDPRDVGIPLVDIEALRGADPAFNAEVARKVLAGERGAVRDAVVLNSAAALVALAPAATPLEEQLAAAMERTAKSIDSGAAREVLARWSAATARAAG, from the coding sequence ATGGCTGAGTTGCGACCTGCGAAGAGCGGCATCGAGCCCGCGCAGGTGCGCAACTGGCCCGACCTGCTGACCTCGCTGATCCGCGGAGAGGACGTCTCCGAGGAGACCACCGCCTGGGCGATGGACGAGATGATGACCGGGGCCGCCACTCCGGTGCAGATGGCCGGCTTCCTGGTGGCGCTGCGCGCCAAGGGGGAGACGGTCGCCGAGGTCGCGGGCCTGGTCCGGTCGATGTACGGGCATGCCACGACGATCGAGGTGCCCGGCGAGACCGTGGACATCGTGGGCACCGGCGGCGACCGGGCCAAGACGGTGAACATCTCCACCATGTCCGCGATCGTCGCCGCCGGGGCGGGCGCCCGGGTGGTCAAGCACGGCAACCGGGCGGCGTCCTCCCGGAGCGGCGCGACGGACGTGCTGGAGAAGCTCGGGGTGAACCTGGCGGTTCCGGCCGAGAAGGTGGCCGGGATCGCCGTCGAGGCGGGGATCACCTACTGCCCGGCGCCGGTCTTCCACCCCTCGATGCGCAACGCCGGGCCGGCCCGCGGCGGGCTCGGGGTGCCGACCGTCTTCAACTTCCTCGGCCCGCTGACCAACCCGGCCCGGGTGCGGGCCTCCGCGATCGGCGTCTTCGACCGGCGGATGGCCGGGATCATGGCGGGGGTGCTGGCCGAGCGGGGCTCGTCCGCGCTGGTCTTCCGGGGCGACGACGGCCTCGACGAGCTGACCACGACCGGGACCTCCCGGGTGTGGATCGTCCGGGACGGGGACGTCCGGGAGACCGTCTTCGATCCGCGGGACGTGGGGATCCCGCTGGTGGACATCGAGGCGCTGCGGGGGGCGGATCCCGCGTTCAACGCGGAGGTCGCGCGGAAGGTGCTGGCGGGGGAGCGGGGGGCGGTGCGGGACGCGGTCGTGCTGAACAGCGCGGCGGCGCTGGTCGCGCTGGCGCCTGCGGCGACGCCGTTGGAGGAGCAGTTGGCCGCGGCGATGGAGCGTACGGCGAAGTCCATCGACTCCGGCGCGGCGCGGGAGGTCCTCGCGCGCTGGAGCGCGGCGACGGCGCGCGCGGCGGGGTGA
- a CDS encoding aminotransferase class V-fold PLP-dependent enzyme: MSSSSASVAACTPLPVLGRDVEVPLVTGEKVVYAALDYAASAPALQRVWDDVAAYAPYYGSVHRGAGYLSQLSTDLFEQSRAAVAEFLDLREGDQVVFTRATTDSLNLLASVLPAGTAVFAFETEHHASLLPWRRAGLTVDYLRAPRSPRQAVAALEEALRGTEGPRLVCVTGASNVTGEIWPVAELAEVAHRHGARIVLDAAQLAPHHRVSVRELDVDWVAFSGHKLYAPFGAGVLAGRQDWLDAAEPYLAGGGASRSVAREADGSVVVEWHQGAARHEAGSPNVIGAYAIASACRALTEAGLDTLAAREQELLARLRAGLAEVPEVKVLSLFGDGHPQVGVLSFVVSGWNSSHFAAALSAEYGIGVRDGLFCAHPLVRHLLGAEEEAPSECGAPEGRDGERSLNAIRVSFGAGTPTEHVDRFVTAVKELVSDGARWSYRTEAGRCVPDTRIHAA; this comes from the coding sequence ATGTCGTCTTCCTCCGCTTCTGTCGCCGCCTGTACCCCGCTCCCCGTCCTCGGTCGCGACGTCGAGGTCCCGCTGGTCACCGGTGAGAAGGTGGTCTACGCCGCGCTGGACTACGCCGCCAGCGCCCCCGCGCTGCAGCGCGTCTGGGACGACGTCGCCGCGTACGCCCCCTACTACGGCAGCGTCCACCGCGGGGCCGGGTACCTCTCGCAGCTCTCCACCGACCTCTTCGAGCAGAGCCGGGCCGCCGTCGCCGAGTTCCTCGACCTCCGCGAGGGCGACCAGGTGGTCTTCACCCGCGCCACCACCGACTCGCTCAACCTCCTCGCCTCCGTGCTGCCGGCCGGCACGGCCGTCTTCGCCTTCGAGACCGAGCACCACGCCTCGCTGCTGCCCTGGCGGCGCGCCGGACTGACCGTCGACTACCTGCGCGCCCCGCGCTCCCCCCGGCAGGCGGTCGCCGCGCTGGAGGAGGCGCTGCGCGGCACCGAGGGGCCGCGGCTGGTGTGCGTGACCGGGGCGTCCAACGTCACCGGTGAGATCTGGCCGGTCGCCGAGCTCGCCGAGGTCGCCCACCGGCACGGCGCGCGGATCGTCCTGGACGCCGCCCAGCTCGCCCCGCACCACCGGGTGTCGGTGCGCGAGCTGGACGTGGACTGGGTCGCCTTCTCCGGGCACAAGCTCTACGCGCCCTTCGGGGCGGGCGTGCTGGCGGGCCGTCAGGACTGGCTGGACGCGGCCGAGCCCTATCTGGCCGGCGGCGGCGCCTCGCGCAGCGTGGCCAGGGAGGCGGACGGCTCGGTCGTCGTCGAGTGGCACCAGGGCGCGGCCCGGCACGAGGCCGGCTCGCCGAACGTGATCGGCGCCTACGCCATCGCCTCGGCCTGCCGGGCGCTGACCGAGGCCGGGCTGGACACGCTGGCCGCGCGCGAGCAGGAGCTGCTGGCGCGGCTGCGGGCGGGGCTGGCGGAGGTGCCGGAGGTGAAGGTGCTCTCGCTCTTCGGGGACGGGCACCCCCAGGTCGGCGTCCTCTCCTTCGTCGTCTCCGGCTGGAACTCCTCGCACTTCGCCGCCGCCCTGTCGGCGGAGTACGGGATCGGCGTGCGGGACGGGCTGTTCTGCGCCCACCCGCTGGTGCGGCATCTCCTCGGCGCGGAGGAGGAGGCGCCGTCCGAGTGCGGGGCGCCGGAGGGCAGGGACGGCGAGCGCTCGCTGAACGCCATCCGGGTCTCCTTCGGCGCCGGCACCCCGACCGAGCACGTGGACCGCTTCGTCACGGCCGTCAAGGAGCTCGTCTCCGACGGCGCGCGCTGGTCCTACCGGACGGAAGCCGGCCGCTGCGTCCCCGACACCCGCATCCACGCCGCCTGA
- a CDS encoding Lrp/AsnC family transcriptional regulator — MITAIVLIKTDVDRIPEIAETIAALDGVSEVYSVAGGYDLIAMVRVRAHEDLADVIPGKVNKIPGVAHTETHIAFRTYSEHDLEAAFALGLDE, encoded by the coding sequence GTGATCACCGCGATCGTCCTCATCAAGACCGATGTCGACCGGATCCCCGAGATCGCCGAGACGATCGCCGCACTGGACGGCGTCAGCGAGGTGTACTCGGTGGCCGGCGGCTACGACCTGATCGCGATGGTCCGTGTACGGGCGCACGAGGACCTCGCGGACGTCATCCCGGGCAAGGTCAACAAGATCCCGGGCGTCGCCCACACCGAGACGCACATCGCGTTCCGCACATACTCCGAGCACGACCTGGAGGCCGCGTTCGCGCTGGGCCTCGACGAGTAG
- a CDS encoding rhomboid family intramembrane serine protease, translating into MVQRLRLPRLPRPVEEFVRCVRRSPFIPVMTYCLIAVNVAVFVIGPVSGLNPLYYGHSSACVQQDYFREWGVIPSELLNNQPAALAGTAACPSSPHAEPKIPALSVLTAMFVHGGWLHLAGNMLFLFVFGAMAEERMGRAPFLLFYLAVGYLATYGYALVEMGTPNASQTLVGASGAIAGVLGAYLRLYPKARITSLIPLFFFIPLRFPAWLVLGLWFVLQWVSSGSGSGVAYPAHLIGFTVGFLWAWLRYVGLPRRLRWL; encoded by the coding sequence ATGGTGCAGCGTCTCCGGCTTCCCCGGCTCCCCCGCCCGGTGGAGGAATTCGTGCGCTGCGTACGCCGCAGCCCCTTCATCCCCGTGATGACGTACTGCCTGATCGCCGTCAATGTGGCGGTGTTCGTGATCGGGCCGGTCTCCGGGCTCAATCCGCTCTACTACGGGCACTCCTCGGCCTGCGTGCAGCAGGACTACTTCCGGGAGTGGGGGGTCATCCCCAGCGAGCTGCTGAACAACCAGCCCGCCGCGCTGGCCGGCACGGCCGCCTGCCCGAGCTCGCCGCACGCCGAGCCGAAGATCCCCGCGCTCTCCGTCCTCACCGCCATGTTCGTCCACGGCGGCTGGCTCCACCTGGCCGGGAACATGCTCTTCCTCTTCGTCTTCGGCGCGATGGCCGAGGAGCGGATGGGCCGGGCGCCGTTCCTCCTCTTCTATCTGGCGGTCGGCTACCTGGCCACGTACGGCTACGCGCTGGTGGAGATGGGGACGCCGAACGCGAGCCAGACGCTGGTCGGCGCGTCCGGCGCGATCGCCGGCGTCCTCGGCGCGTATCTGCGCCTCTATCCGAAGGCCAGGATCACCAGCCTGATCCCCCTCTTCTTCTTCATCCCGCTGCGCTTCCCGGCCTGGCTGGTGCTGGGGCTGTGGTTCGTCCTGCAGTGGGTCTCGTCCGGGAGCGGTTCCGGGGTCGCCTACCCGGCGCACCTGATCGGCTTCACGGTCGGATTCCTCTGGGCCTGGCTGAGATATGTCGGTCTGCCGCGGCGGCTACGCTGGCTCTGA
- a CDS encoding NYN domain-containing protein codes for MVEGVRRRVVGLASDGLAAVPFAELPIGLRRYVKFTPSRRMKHAANALAAALEAEPAFRSRIADLLRAAQPELVAALEEGAPPAAADPLDVAAAAYLLRTPGWERLVNETGERVERAEAEGAAVEANRLVEKLHAEIAALRSAHRSDQDRARAETDAARKEIESLHRRLRRLEADTRRAEAAARRAVADLEAVRAAAAAERSTADAEARRLRNRLADAEASVEAARRAAREGRSVEDMRLRLLLDTVQQAAAGLQRELGLPPSTMRPADTVDAVAPASASPHDVARRALAGDDPELLDQLLALPQAHLVVDGYNVTKTGYPQIPLEKQRLRLLGGLSHLASQSGAEVTCVFDGKDLDVPVLLAPPRGVRVLFSRSGETADELIRRLVRAEPAGRAVTVVSSDREVADGVQRAGARPVPSTMLLKRLARG; via the coding sequence CTGGTCGAGGGGGTGCGGCGGCGGGTCGTCGGGCTGGCCTCGGACGGGCTGGCCGCCGTGCCCTTCGCCGAGCTGCCGATCGGCCTCCGCCGGTACGTGAAGTTCACCCCTTCCCGTCGGATGAAGCACGCCGCCAACGCGCTGGCCGCCGCCCTGGAGGCGGAGCCCGCCTTCCGCTCCCGGATCGCCGATCTCCTCCGCGCCGCCCAGCCGGAGCTGGTGGCCGCGCTGGAGGAGGGCGCCCCGCCGGCCGCCGCCGATCCGCTGGACGTCGCGGCCGCCGCCTATCTGCTGCGCACCCCCGGCTGGGAGCGGCTGGTCAACGAGACCGGCGAGCGGGTGGAGCGCGCGGAGGCGGAGGGCGCCGCCGTCGAGGCCAACCGCCTGGTGGAGAAGCTGCACGCGGAGATCGCCGCGCTGCGCTCCGCCCACCGCTCCGACCAGGACCGGGCCCGCGCCGAGACGGACGCGGCCCGCAAGGAGATCGAGTCCCTCCACCGCCGGCTGCGCCGGCTGGAGGCGGACACCCGCCGCGCCGAGGCCGCCGCCCGCCGGGCGGTCGCCGATCTGGAGGCGGTACGGGCCGCGGCCGCCGCCGAGCGCAGCACGGCCGACGCCGAGGCGCGCCGGCTGCGCAACCGCCTCGCCGACGCCGAGGCCTCCGTGGAGGCCGCCCGCCGGGCCGCCCGCGAGGGCCGCAGCGTGGAGGACATGCGGTTGCGCCTGCTGCTGGACACCGTGCAGCAGGCGGCCGCCGGGCTGCAGCGCGAGCTGGGCCTGCCGCCGTCCACGATGCGTCCGGCGGACACCGTGGACGCGGTCGCCCCGGCCTCCGCCTCCCCGCACGACGTCGCCCGCCGGGCGCTGGCCGGCGACGACCCGGAGCTGCTCGACCAGCTGCTGGCGCTGCCCCAGGCGCATCTGGTGGTCGACGGTTACAACGTGACCAAGACCGGCTATCCGCAGATCCCGCTGGAGAAGCAGCGGCTGCGGCTGCTGGGCGGGCTGTCCCATCTGGCCTCGCAGTCCGGGGCCGAGGTCACCTGCGTCTTCGACGGCAAGGATCTGGACGTACCGGTGCTGCTGGCCCCGCCACGGGGGGTACGGGTGCTCTTCAGCCGGTCGGGGGAGACGGCGGACGAGCTGATCCGCCGACTGGTCCGGGCCGAGCCGGCGGGCCGGGCGGTGACGGTGGTCTCCTCGGACCGGGAGGTCGCGGACGGCGTGCAGAGGGCAGGCGCACGCCCGGTGCCGTCCACCATGCTGCTGAAGCGTCTCGCCAGGGGCTGA
- a CDS encoding C40 family peptidase, which produces MSQLPETPEIPEMPRKPRGAQHRRPAPPSRARAGVVTAAAAAAVALSSGAGSGTAEADTATQLAQVQKQVDSLRQQAGAADEQYNGALARRRQMQQQVNAAQNDVADQQDAVNKQVEGIGAIAAAQYRDGGLDQTVGMLTAKDPTDYLSRASTVQQVDRAQAGMLRQLQSQEQTLRAARDKAGSALEAQQQQTEAMAAARQTAQQKLAQAQRMLQKLTAQQRAELARKAAAERAAQEAAARKAAQQAAAQQAAAEKAARRKVAQSSSGSGSGSTTGSGSTASGSVGARALAAAETKIGSPYVWAASGPSSFDCSGLVQWAYAQEGISLPHYSYSDETVGSAVSGLADAQPGDIVVMLGGEHVGLYAGKNSSGQYMILHAPYPGAYVRLESIDTIGSVTAVRRM; this is translated from the coding sequence TTGTCGCAGTTGCCGGAGACCCCGGAGATACCGGAGATGCCGCGTAAGCCGCGTGGAGCCCAGCACCGCCGCCCCGCACCCCCGAGCCGTGCGCGAGCCGGCGTGGTCACCGCGGCGGCGGCCGCGGCGGTGGCCCTGTCCTCGGGAGCGGGGTCCGGGACCGCCGAGGCCGACACCGCCACCCAGCTGGCCCAGGTGCAGAAGCAGGTGGACAGCCTGCGCCAGCAGGCCGGCGCCGCCGATGAGCAGTACAACGGCGCCCTGGCCAGGCGCCGGCAGATGCAGCAGCAGGTGAACGCCGCCCAGAACGACGTGGCCGACCAGCAGGACGCGGTGAACAAGCAGGTGGAGGGGATCGGCGCGATCGCCGCCGCGCAGTACCGGGACGGCGGCCTCGACCAGACCGTCGGCATGCTCACCGCCAAGGACCCCACTGACTACCTCAGCCGCGCCTCCACCGTGCAGCAGGTGGACCGGGCCCAGGCCGGGATGCTCCGCCAGCTCCAGTCCCAGGAGCAGACCCTGCGGGCCGCCCGGGACAAGGCCGGCAGTGCCCTGGAGGCCCAGCAGCAGCAGACCGAGGCGATGGCAGCCGCCCGGCAGACCGCGCAGCAGAAGCTGGCCCAGGCCCAGCGGATGCTGCAGAAGCTGACCGCGCAGCAGCGCGCGGAGCTGGCCCGCAAGGCCGCGGCCGAGCGGGCGGCGCAGGAGGCCGCGGCCCGCAAGGCGGCCCAGCAGGCCGCCGCCCAGCAGGCCGCGGCGGAGAAGGCGGCCCGGCGGAAGGTCGCGCAGTCCTCCTCGGGTTCGGGCTCGGGCTCGACCACGGGGTCGGGGTCCACCGCCTCCGGGTCGGTCGGCGCGCGGGCGCTGGCGGCCGCGGAGACCAAGATCGGCTCTCCGTACGTCTGGGCCGCCTCCGGGCCGAGCTCCTTCGACTGCTCGGGCCTGGTCCAGTGGGCCTACGCGCAGGAGGGCATCTCGCTGCCGCACTACTCCTACTCGGACGAGACGGTCGGCAGCGCGGTGAGCGGTCTGGCCGACGCGCAGCCCGGGGACATCGTGGTGATGCTCGGCGGTGAGCACGTGGGGCTCTACGCCGGGAAGAACTCCTCGGGGCAGTACATGATCCTCCACGCCCCCTATCCGGGGGCGTACGTCCGACTCGAGTCCATCGACACGATCGGGTCGGTGACCGCCGTTCGGCGTATGTGA